From Alphaproteobacteria bacterium, one genomic window encodes:
- a CDS encoding N-acetyltransferase, which produces MAELSVSEVERFARGELADLCAATVAAIEGGIGFGWVTPPPRQSLEAYWRGVILVPERVLLLGHVDGSVAGSVQLIKPSANFEAGHFATHIDTHFVAPWARGHGLARLLLEAAETAACDAGFRVMRLDVRVIQERAIKLYESCGYERWGVLDRYHEVDGEMIAGAFYIKNL; this is translated from the coding sequence ATGGCGGAGTTATCCGTCAGCGAGGTGGAGCGCTTCGCCCGCGGCGAGCTGGCGGACCTCTGCGCCGCCACGGTTGCGGCGATCGAGGGCGGTATCGGCTTCGGCTGGGTCACGCCGCCGCCGCGGCAGAGCCTGGAGGCCTATTGGCGCGGTGTCATCCTGGTGCCCGAGCGCGTGCTGTTGCTCGGCCATGTGGATGGCTCGGTGGCGGGCTCGGTGCAGCTCATTAAACCGTCAGCGAATTTTGAGGCAGGGCATTTCGCGACGCATATCGACACTCATTTCGTGGCCCCCTGGGCGCGCGGTCACGGCCTTGCCCGACTACTGCTGGAGGCGGCGGAGACCGCGGCGTGCGATGCAGGCTTCCGCGTCATGCGACTTGACGTGCGCGTGATCCAGGAGCGCGCGATCAAGCTCTACGAATCATGCGGCTACGAACGCTGGGGCGTGCTCGACCGCTACCACGAGGTCGATGGCGAGATGATCGCCGGCGCGTTCTATATCAAGAATCTCTGA
- the hisA gene encoding 1-(5-phosphoribosyl)-5-[(5-phosphoribosylamino)methylideneamino]imidazole-4-carboxamide isomerase, with protein MTLYPAIDLKDGACVRLVQGDMDRATVFSDDPPGQARAFAAMGFRWLHVVDLNGAFAGRPINSEVVSDIIAVGGLKIQLGGGIRDLRAIEHWLEAGVTRVILGTVAQRDPTLVREACRLFPDQIAVGIDARGGMVAVDGWVEVTETSARDLALVFEDAGAAAIIYTDIERDGAMSGMNVEATVALAQAVTTPVIASGGITSLADLEVLKTVAATGIEGVISGRALYDGRLSPRDALTFLAR; from the coding sequence CTGACGCTGTACCCGGCGATCGATCTCAAAGACGGTGCTTGCGTGCGTCTCGTCCAGGGGGACATGGACCGCGCTACGGTGTTCTCCGATGACCCCCCGGGCCAGGCTCGCGCCTTCGCCGCCATGGGTTTTCGTTGGCTGCACGTGGTGGACCTGAACGGCGCCTTCGCCGGCCGTCCGATCAATAGCGAGGTGGTTTCCGACATTATCGCCGTGGGCGGTCTCAAGATACAGCTCGGCGGCGGTATTCGCGACCTCAGGGCGATCGAGCATTGGCTTGAGGCGGGTGTGACACGGGTCATCCTCGGCACCGTGGCCCAGCGCGATCCGACCCTGGTGCGCGAGGCCTGCCGGTTGTTCCCTGACCAAATCGCGGTTGGTATCGACGCCCGCGGGGGCATGGTCGCGGTAGATGGCTGGGTCGAGGTGACTGAGACCAGTGCTCGTGATCTGGCACTTGTTTTCGAGGACGCGGGCGCTGCCGCCATCATCTATACGGACATCGAGCGCGATGGTGCTATGAGTGGTATGAACGTGGAGGCCACTGTAGCGTTGGCACAAGCTGTGACGACACCGGTGATCGCGTCTGGCGGCATCACCTCGCTGGCCGATCTCGAGGTGCTAAAGACAGTCGCAGCAACCGGTATCGAGGGTGTAATTTCCGGTCGTGCGCTGTATGATGGCCGCCTATCTCCGCGCGATGCGCTAACGTTCTTAGCACGCTAA
- the hisB gene encoding imidazoleglycerol-phosphate dehydratase HisB, with amino-acid sequence MRKATLERATRETKVQVTLNLDGSGRYEVATGIGFLDHMLEQLSRHSLIDLEVKAEGDLHTDQHHTTEDTGIVIGAAVAEALGDRVGIRRWGEAMVPMDETLTRVAIDLSQRPYLVWRVVLPRPKVGEVDTELFKEWFQAFAQAAGATLHVENLYGENSHHIAESCFKGLARALRAAVEIDERAAAKVPSTKGVLGSGASHG; translated from the coding sequence ATGCGAAAGGCGACGCTTGAGCGCGCGACGCGCGAGACCAAGGTTCAAGTAACGCTCAATCTCGACGGCTCAGGCCGTTATGAGGTGGCGACCGGAATCGGTTTCCTCGATCATATGCTGGAGCAGCTTTCGCGCCACAGTCTGATCGATCTGGAAGTTAAGGCTGAAGGCGATTTGCACACCGACCAGCACCACACCACCGAGGACACCGGCATCGTCATTGGGGCTGCCGTGGCAGAGGCGCTTGGCGACCGCGTCGGCATCCGCCGCTGGGGTGAGGCTATGGTGCCGATGGACGAGACCCTGACGCGTGTTGCCATTGATCTCAGCCAGCGGCCCTACTTGGTCTGGCGAGTCGTACTGCCGCGGCCCAAAGTCGGCGAGGTGGACACCGAGTTGTTCAAGGAGTGGTTCCAAGCCTTCGCCCAGGCTGCTGGCGCCACGCTGCACGTGGAGAACCTCTACGGTGAGAACAGCCACCACATTGCCGAATCCTGCTTCAAGGGCCTTGCGCGGGCTTTGCGCGCGGCCGTCGAGATTGATGAGCGGGCGGCGGCCAAGGTGCCCTCGACGAAGGGGGTATTGGGTTCGGGTGCATCCCACGGCTAA
- a CDS encoding (Fe-S)-binding protein, whose amino-acid sequence MNRDAVDVGLFVTCLVDLFRPGVGFAAVKLLETAGCRVYVPENQTCCGQPAFNSGDFKGAANIARDVIATFENFDCVVAPSGSCAAQIKVYFPELLASDPVWSARAELLAEKTWELVSFLVNCRGVEAVDASHQGTVTYHDSCSGLRELGVKEQPRKLLGSVVGLSLSELEGAEECCGFGGTFCVKYPEVSGKIVGQKTEAVAASGAQTLLAGDLGCLLNMAGKLSRENSDVEVRHVAEVLAGESGPAIGRG is encoded by the coding sequence ATGAACCGCGACGCGGTCGATGTCGGCCTCTTCGTGACCTGCCTGGTCGATCTGTTCCGACCCGGTGTCGGCTTTGCTGCCGTCAAGTTGCTGGAGACGGCGGGCTGTCGCGTGTATGTGCCTGAGAACCAGACCTGTTGCGGCCAACCGGCCTTCAATTCGGGCGACTTCAAGGGCGCGGCGAACATTGCCCGTGATGTCATAGCCACCTTCGAGAACTTCGATTGTGTAGTGGCGCCGTCGGGCTCCTGCGCGGCTCAAATCAAAGTTTATTTTCCCGAGTTGCTGGCGAGCGATCCCGTCTGGTCAGCGCGCGCCGAGTTGCTCGCCGAGAAGACCTGGGAGCTGGTCTCGTTTCTGGTCAATTGCCGCGGTGTTGAGGCGGTCGACGCTAGTCATCAGGGCACGGTCACCTATCATGATTCTTGTTCAGGCCTGCGCGAGCTCGGCGTTAAGGAGCAGCCGCGGAAATTGCTTGGCTCGGTCGTGGGCCTCAGTCTGAGTGAGCTGGAGGGAGCGGAAGAATGCTGTGGCTTCGGCGGCACGTTCTGCGTCAAATATCCTGAAGTCTCGGGCAAGATTGTCGGCCAGAAGACGGAAGCCGTCGCAGCTAGCGGTGCGCAGACTCTGCTCGCGGGCGATCTCGGCTGCTTGCTTAACATGGCCGGTAAGCTCTCGCGCGAGAACAGCGACGTCGAGGTGCGCCATGTTGCAGAGGTCCTGGCGGGCGAGAGCGGTCCGGCTATAGGACGCGGATGA
- the hslV gene encoding ATP-dependent protease subunit HslV → MTSTDDGLWHGTTILSVRKGDTVVIAGDGQVTFGQTVIKANARKVRRLGDGAIVAGFAGATADAFTLFERLEGRLEQYPDQLTRACVELAKDWRTDRYLRRLEAMLAVADAEISLVLTGTGDVLEPADGLIGIGSGGPFALAAARALIDIDGLDAETIARKAMGIAADICVYTNTEVVVESLGESA, encoded by the coding sequence ATGACATCCACAGATGATGGCCTTTGGCACGGCACCACCATCCTGTCGGTGCGCAAAGGTGATACCGTGGTCATCGCTGGCGACGGCCAGGTGACCTTCGGCCAGACCGTGATCAAAGCCAATGCGCGCAAGGTGCGCCGCCTCGGCGATGGCGCCATCGTGGCCGGTTTCGCCGGCGCAACAGCAGACGCTTTCACGCTCTTCGAACGCCTCGAAGGCCGCCTGGAGCAGTATCCCGACCAGCTCACCCGCGCCTGTGTGGAGTTGGCCAAGGACTGGCGCACGGACCGCTATTTGCGCCGCCTCGAAGCCATGCTGGCGGTGGCCGATGCCGAGATCTCGCTGGTGCTCACAGGGACGGGTGACGTGCTGGAGCCGGCAGACGGCCTCATCGGCATCGGCTCTGGCGGACCTTTCGCGCTTGCCGCCGCGCGCGCCCTAATCGATATCGATGGTCTCGACGCCGAGACCATCGCCCGCAAGGCCATGGGTATCGCCGCCGATATCTGCGTTTACACCAACACCGAAGTCGTCGTCGAAAGCCTCGGAGAAAGTGCATGA
- the hisH gene encoding imidazole glycerol phosphate synthase subunit HisH, whose product MTVAIIDYGSGNLRSAAKAFEHAANGERIVVTANADEVAVADRIVLPGVGAFADCLAGIEAVPGMRDVLEEGVCEAGKPFFGICVGMQLMARRGLEHGSHDGFGWIDGEVAHLEPDDAAIKVPHMGWNALTVEHEHPVFTGIDPGAHCYFVHSYALDVVDGEERLATVEHGGAVTAAIGRDNMVGTQFHPEKSQQVGLAVISNFLAWRP is encoded by the coding sequence ATGACCGTCGCGATCATAGATTATGGTTCGGGGAACCTGCGCTCTGCGGCCAAGGCTTTCGAGCACGCCGCGAACGGCGAGCGTATCGTGGTCACGGCAAATGCCGACGAGGTTGCTGTGGCCGACCGCATTGTGCTGCCTGGCGTCGGCGCCTTTGCCGACTGCTTGGCGGGGATCGAGGCGGTGCCCGGCATGCGTGATGTCCTGGAAGAGGGAGTGTGTGAGGCGGGCAAGCCCTTCTTCGGCATTTGTGTCGGTATGCAGCTGATGGCGCGCCGTGGGCTCGAGCACGGCAGCCATGACGGCTTCGGCTGGATTGATGGTGAGGTGGCGCATCTCGAGCCAGACGATGCGGCAATCAAGGTGCCGCATATGGGCTGGAACGCGTTGACAGTAGAACATGAGCATCCGGTCTTCACTGGCATCGACCCGGGTGCTCACTGCTATTTTGTGCATAGCTATGCACTCGATGTTGTCGACGGTGAGGAACGCTTGGCGACAGTCGAACATGGCGGTGCCGTGACGGCGGCGATCGGACGTGATAATATGGTCGGCACCCAATTCCACCCTGAGAAGAGTCAGCAGGTTGGGCTTGCCGTGATCTCAAACTTTCTCGCTTGGAGGCCGTGA
- the hslU gene encoding ATP-dependent protease ATPase subunit HslU has product MTEFSPREIVSELDRFIVGQNDAKRSVAIALRNRWRRMQLDDDLREEVLPKNILMIGPTGVGKTEIARRLARLAQAPFVKVEATKFTEVGYVGRDVESIVRDLVELSLAMTRERHRAAVCARAEATAEERVLDAVCGEKASAETRQKFRKMLREGTLAEREIDVEVQEAGIPGMPTFDIPGMPGASMGMININEMLGKAMGGRTKTRRMRIDESYEVLMAEESDRLLDEERVVREAITAVEQNGIVFLDEIDKICARTEKMGADVSREGVQRDLLPLIEGTVVATKHGQVHTDHILFIASGAFHLAKPADLLPELQGRLPIRVSLDPLDKDDLVRILREPENSLIRQYTALLGTEEVTLDFTDDGIETIASLAAEVNSGVENIGARRLHTVMERLLEEISFSATDKPSTSITIDAAFVEENIGDLVRNADLTKFIL; this is encoded by the coding sequence ATGACCGAATTCAGCCCGCGCGAGATCGTCTCCGAACTCGACCGTTTCATCGTCGGTCAGAACGACGCCAAGCGCTCGGTCGCCATCGCGCTGCGCAACCGCTGGCGACGCATGCAGCTCGATGACGACCTGCGCGAAGAAGTGCTACCCAAGAATATCCTCATGATCGGCCCCACCGGCGTCGGCAAGACTGAGATCGCGCGCCGGCTGGCGCGCCTCGCCCAGGCGCCCTTCGTCAAAGTCGAGGCGACCAAGTTCACGGAAGTTGGCTATGTCGGGCGAGATGTGGAATCTATTGTCCGCGACCTCGTCGAACTCTCGCTCGCCATGACCCGCGAGCGTCACCGTGCCGCGGTGTGCGCACGCGCCGAAGCGACGGCAGAGGAGCGCGTACTCGACGCGGTCTGCGGCGAGAAGGCGAGCGCCGAGACACGCCAGAAGTTCCGCAAGATGCTGCGCGAGGGCACGCTCGCCGAGCGTGAAATCGACGTCGAGGTGCAGGAGGCCGGCATTCCCGGCATGCCGACCTTCGACATTCCCGGCATGCCTGGCGCCAGCATGGGGATGATCAACATCAACGAGATGCTCGGCAAAGCCATGGGCGGACGCACCAAGACCCGGCGTATGCGCATCGATGAGAGCTACGAGGTGTTGATGGCGGAGGAGAGCGACCGTCTGCTCGACGAGGAGCGCGTGGTGCGCGAGGCCATCACTGCGGTCGAGCAAAACGGCATCGTCTTTCTCGACGAGATAGATAAGATCTGCGCCCGCACCGAGAAGATGGGCGCCGATGTCAGCCGCGAGGGTGTGCAGCGCGATCTGCTGCCGCTAATTGAAGGCACTGTGGTGGCGACCAAGCACGGCCAAGTGCACACCGATCATATTCTGTTCATAGCCTCCGGCGCCTTCCACCTGGCCAAGCCCGCGGACCTGCTGCCCGAGCTCCAGGGCCGCCTTCCCATCCGAGTCTCGCTCGATCCCCTCGACAAGGACGATCTCGTGCGCATTCTACGCGAGCCCGAGAACAGCCTGATCCGGCAATATACCGCCTTGCTCGGCACCGAGGAGGTCACCCTCGACTTCACCGACGACGGCATCGAAACCATCGCTAGCCTCGCCGCAGAGGTCAACAGCGGGGTGGAGAACATCGGTGCCCGCCGGCTGCACACGGTGATGGAGCGCCTTCTGGAAGAGATTAGCTTCAGCGCTACCGACAAGCCCAGCACCAGCATCACCATCGACGCAGCCTTCGTCGAAGAGAACATCGGCGACCTGGTACGCAACGCGGATTTGACCAAGTTCATTCTGTGA
- a CDS encoding class I SAM-dependent methyltransferase: MSQETPTPDDQVARIFEWRRGFNAMHLIDIGVRLGLFEAIEAEPGISSGALAERLSLHVPYVETWSVTAYSFGLLEADNETRNWRLGPHMDQILAKPGHPRYLGAYVRLGTDHATEDHRFCLKAFRDGATVPFQGRSEAFGMAVADSTTGLQVLSTRKLLPELDGLKDRLDAGGTVLEVGCGMGRHLLQITKAFPEAKCVGVDIDPTGMKAAREAITTAGLDDRVQLIEGNVATAVLEGAADAVVMVEVLHEIGQPMRQSVINACYRALGPGGWLMIIDETYPTTLAEAREKDFLFPVQTGFEELTWGNIVPTREEQETLLQTAGFSANIQRSIIGEGFTVLAVKK; encoded by the coding sequence ATGTCGCAAGAAACACCAACACCGGATGATCAAGTCGCCAGAATTTTTGAATGGCGGCGTGGTTTCAATGCCATGCATCTGATCGATATCGGCGTCCGCCTGGGGCTGTTCGAGGCGATCGAGGCGGAGCCGGGTATCTCGTCCGGGGCGCTGGCCGAGCGGCTTTCTCTGCATGTGCCTTATGTCGAGACTTGGTCCGTCACGGCCTATTCCTTCGGGCTGCTCGAGGCCGACAATGAGACGCGCAATTGGCGCCTTGGCCCTCACATGGACCAGATTCTCGCCAAGCCTGGGCACCCGCGCTATCTCGGCGCCTATGTGCGCCTCGGCACCGATCACGCGACAGAGGACCACCGCTTCTGCCTCAAGGCCTTCCGCGATGGCGCGACGGTACCCTTTCAGGGCCGCAGCGAGGCCTTCGGCATGGCCGTTGCGGACTCGACTACTGGTTTGCAGGTGCTTAGCACGCGCAAACTGTTGCCTGAGCTAGACGGTCTCAAGGACCGGCTTGACGCGGGTGGGACCGTGCTCGAAGTCGGCTGCGGCATGGGCCGCCATCTGTTGCAGATCACTAAGGCATTCCCCGAGGCTAAATGCGTCGGTGTCGATATCGACCCCACTGGCATGAAGGCCGCGCGCGAGGCTATTACCACCGCCGGTTTGGACGATCGCGTGCAGCTAATCGAAGGCAATGTCGCCACAGCCGTGCTGGAAGGTGCGGCTGATGCGGTGGTCATGGTCGAGGTGCTTCACGAGATCGGGCAACCCATGCGCCAAAGTGTCATCAACGCCTGCTATCGTGCGCTTGGGCCGGGTGGCTGGCTGATGATTATCGACGAGACCTATCCGACGACGCTTGCCGAAGCCCGCGAGAAGGACTTCCTTTTCCCCGTGCAGACCGGCTTTGAAGAGCTCACCTGGGGCAACATCGTGCCTACCCGCGAGGAGCAGGAAACTTTGCTACAAACGGCGGGCTTCAGCGCCAACATCCAGCGCAGTATCATCGGCGAAGGCTTCACGGTGTTGGCGGTAAAAAAATAA
- a CDS encoding lactate utilization protein B, with amino-acid sequence MQVNSSAFKEIAHKALHDDQLQEALGLLRTNFGDARATAVERLPEFGALRNAGRDIRNHTLENLDHYLEAWEVKATEQGAIVHWARDGEEARRIILGLCRSVDAKLMAKSKTMISEEIALNPFLEDEGIEVIETDLGEYILQLADEPPSHVIGPAIHKTKEQVADLFRDSHAALDPARRLVEISDMVGEARQVLRERYFEADVGLTGANFLIAETGSSVIVTNEGNGDLSQGLAKMHIVLATIDKVIPTLNDLATVLRLLARSATGQEMAAYTTLSTGPRRTDAEGGPESCHVVILDNGRTGWLGTPFQEALRCVRCGACMNHCPVYGAVGGHAYGWVYPGPIGAVLTPALVGIERARHLPNASTFCGRCESVCPMRIPLPKLMREWRRQEFESKIQPLRQRFGLAFWRWLAQRPVLYRWATAIAVHGMRLLARDGRIRRLPLAGAWTSVRDMPAPARRSFQSQWKGRK; translated from the coding sequence ATGCAGGTCAACTCGTCCGCTTTCAAGGAGATCGCTCACAAGGCGCTGCACGATGACCAGCTACAGGAAGCGCTTGGCCTGCTGCGCACCAACTTCGGCGACGCGCGTGCCACTGCGGTGGAACGCCTGCCCGAGTTTGGGGCCCTGCGCAACGCCGGTCGTGATATCCGCAACCACACACTCGAGAACCTCGACCATTACCTTGAAGCGTGGGAGGTTAAGGCAACCGAACAGGGTGCCATCGTGCACTGGGCGCGTGACGGTGAGGAGGCACGGCGCATCATTCTGGGGCTCTGCCGCTCGGTCGATGCCAAGCTCATGGCCAAGAGTAAGACCATGATCTCGGAGGAGATTGCGCTCAATCCCTTCCTAGAGGATGAAGGCATCGAGGTCATTGAGACCGATCTTGGCGAATACATATTGCAGCTCGCAGACGAGCCGCCGAGCCACGTCATCGGCCCGGCTATCCACAAGACCAAGGAGCAGGTTGCCGACCTTTTCCGCGACAGCCACGCCGCGCTCGATCCCGCCCGCCGGCTGGTCGAGATTTCTGATATGGTGGGCGAGGCGCGCCAGGTTCTGCGCGAACGCTATTTCGAGGCCGATGTGGGCTTGACTGGCGCTAATTTTCTCATCGCCGAGACTGGCTCCTCGGTGATCGTCACCAATGAAGGCAACGGCGACCTCAGCCAGGGGCTCGCCAAGATGCATATCGTGCTCGCGACTATCGACAAGGTCATCCCGACCCTCAACGACCTCGCTACCGTGCTGCGCCTTTTGGCGCGCTCGGCCACGGGTCAGGAGATGGCGGCCTACACCACGTTGTCGACAGGCCCGCGGCGCACAGACGCGGAAGGGGGCCCCGAGTCCTGCCACGTGGTGATCCTCGACAACGGCCGTACGGGTTGGCTCGGCACGCCCTTCCAGGAGGCGTTGCGTTGCGTGCGCTGTGGCGCCTGCATGAACCACTGTCCGGTCTACGGCGCCGTCGGCGGCCATGCCTATGGCTGGGTCTATCCCGGTCCCATCGGCGCCGTGCTGACCCCGGCTCTGGTCGGCATCGAGCGTGCCCGCCACCTGCCCAATGCATCGACCTTTTGCGGTCGCTGCGAATCCGTCTGTCCCATGCGCATTCCCCTGCCCAAGTTAATGCGGGAATGGCGGCGCCAGGAGTTCGAAAGCAAGATACAACCACTCCGCCAACGCTTTGGTCTTGCCTTTTGGCGTTGGCTGGCGCAGCGTCCGGTGCTTTATCGCTGGGCAACCGCCATTGCCGTGCACGGCATGCGCTTGCTGGCTCGTGACGGCCGCATCCGCCGGCTGCCGCTGGCTGGCGCCTGGACCTCGGTGCGTGACATGCCGGCACCGGCGCGCCGCTCTTTTCAGAGCCAGTGGAAGGGTCGCAAATGA
- a CDS encoding DUF2628 domain-containing protein yields the protein MATRLYTYHMKAGKTSPGEALALREGFAWGGFLFGALWAVYYRLWLAALALAAGHLVIQAAVGEGWLPLEVGATALLLLNVYAGCSGNDWRREKYERSGWVMVGLASGRDQTEADRRFLDAVFQRRPAPQMVLGS from the coding sequence ATGGCCACACGCCTTTACACTTATCACATGAAGGCCGGTAAAACATCGCCGGGTGAGGCGCTCGCACTGCGCGAGGGCTTTGCCTGGGGCGGCTTCTTATTCGGTGCACTGTGGGCGGTCTATTACAGGCTGTGGCTGGCTGCGTTGGCGCTGGCGGCGGGACACTTGGTGATCCAGGCCGCTGTCGGCGAGGGCTGGCTGCCGCTGGAAGTTGGTGCTACGGCGCTCTTGTTGCTTAACGTGTATGCTGGCTGTAGTGGCAATGATTGGCGGCGCGAAAAATATGAACGTAGTGGCTGGGTGATGGTGGGGTTGGCCTCGGGCCGCGACCAAACCGAGGCAGACCGCCGGTTCTTAGACGCCGTCTTCCAGCGCCGACCTGCACCGCAGATGGTGTTAGGATCATGA
- the hisF gene encoding imidazole glycerol phosphate synthase subunit HisF, translating to MMLKVRIIPCLDVKDGRVVKGVNFVDLVDAGDPVEQARLYDAAGADELCFLDITASSDNRNIILDVVARTAEQCFMPLTVGGGVRAVDDVRRLLLAGADKVSINTAAVNRPELVAEAATKFGSQCITVAIDAKGRGDGFEVFTHGGRNATGIDAVEWASRMVDLGAGEILLTSMDRDGTRMGFDVRLTRAIADAVPVPTIASGGVGTLDHLIEGVTEGHASAVLAASIFHFGEYSIAEAKAHMANGGVAVREV from the coding sequence ATAATGTTAAAAGTGCGCATCATTCCCTGCCTTGACGTCAAAGACGGGCGGGTGGTTAAGGGGGTCAACTTCGTCGATCTGGTCGATGCCGGTGATCCAGTCGAACAAGCGCGTCTCTATGACGCGGCGGGTGCCGACGAGCTTTGCTTTCTCGATATTACCGCCTCCTCTGACAATCGGAATATTATTCTCGACGTGGTCGCGCGCACCGCTGAGCAGTGCTTCATGCCGCTCACGGTCGGCGGTGGGGTGCGCGCGGTCGACGACGTGCGCCGCCTGTTGCTCGCGGGTGCTGACAAAGTCTCTATCAATACGGCTGCGGTCAACCGACCTGAGCTGGTGGCGGAAGCTGCGACTAAGTTTGGCTCGCAATGCATCACCGTCGCCATCGATGCCAAAGGCCGGGGCGACGGCTTCGAGGTCTTCACCCATGGCGGACGTAATGCCACTGGTATCGACGCGGTGGAATGGGCCAGCCGGATGGTCGATCTCGGCGCTGGTGAGATCCTGCTTACCTCGATGGATCGCGACGGCACCCGCATGGGTTTCGACGTGCGCCTGACCCGCGCAATCGCCGATGCTGTACCCGTGCCGACTATCGCCTCGGGCGGCGTCGGCACTCTCGACCACCTCATCGAAGGTGTCACTGAAGGTCACGCCAGCGCCGTGCTGGCAGCGTCGATCTTCCATTTCGGCGAATATTCGATAGCCGAGGCTAAGGCGCATATGGCCAATGGCGGCGTGGCGGTGAGAGAGGTGTGA
- a CDS encoding Smr/MutS family protein, with the protein MSQRRRERAGPPPGLSPEDLALWRRVTRGDIRLPGRDGNNEDEPAPAAKGGRPARPVSQLPPVQPGRTAGLDKRSAQRLRRGQTAIEARLDLHGHTQSEAHHALNIFIASQQSAGRRCLLIITGKGGHGEGVLRQALPRWLAEAPNAGRILAIEQAQPRDGGGGAFYVLLRKAW; encoded by the coding sequence ATGAGCCAGAGGCGGCGTGAGCGGGCCGGGCCCCCGCCGGGGCTGAGCCCTGAGGACCTAGCGCTGTGGCGCCGCGTCACGCGCGGCGACATACGCTTACCAGGCCGCGATGGCAACAACGAGGATGAGCCAGCGCCGGCAGCAAAAGGTGGTCGCCCGGCACGCCCGGTGAGCCAGCTGCCACCGGTGCAGCCGGGCCGCACGGCTGGGCTTGACAAGCGCAGCGCTCAGCGCCTGCGCCGCGGTCAGACCGCGATCGAGGCGCGGCTGGACCTGCACGGCCACACCCAGAGCGAAGCCCATCACGCACTGAATATCTTTATTGCCAGCCAGCAATCGGCCGGCCGCCGCTGTCTGCTGATCATCACCGGCAAGGGCGGGCACGGCGAAGGCGTGCTGCGCCAGGCGCTGCCGCGTTGGCTGGCCGAAGCCCCCAATGCCGGCCGTATTCTCGCCATCGAGCAAGCACAACCCCGCGACGGCGGCGGCGGGGCATTCTATGTTCTGCTAAGGAAGGCGTGGTAG
- a CDS encoding lactate utilization protein, giving the protein MSARDDILAKVRAGIGRKPGTDRGPRPVPAPIPARGQVEGEARLVLFTKQAEAVAATVVRIPDMAALPAAVSNYLAGQNLPAAIMATADTDFDTVPWNTQAMLEITRGTPGIADQVCLAQAAAGIAETGSLVMTANADNPHMASFVPETAVVVLRASRIEGTLDDAMARLRVTGDLPRAVSLISGPSRTGDIALKIELGAHGPRRVHIVIVDEPEAA; this is encoded by the coding sequence ATGAGCGCTCGCGACGATATTCTCGCCAAGGTACGGGCCGGCATCGGGCGCAAACCCGGTACCGACCGCGGCCCGCGCCCGGTGCCTGCTCCGATCCCCGCCCGCGGCCAGGTCGAGGGTGAGGCGCGCCTTGTGCTGTTTACCAAGCAGGCCGAGGCCGTCGCCGCAACAGTCGTGCGTATCCCTGATATGGCGGCGCTGCCGGCGGCCGTCTCTAATTATCTGGCAGGCCAGAACCTACCGGCGGCGATTATGGCGACGGCGGATACGGACTTCGACACCGTGCCCTGGAACACCCAGGCGATGCTGGAGATCACTCGCGGTACGCCGGGCATCGCCGATCAGGTCTGTCTGGCCCAAGCCGCGGCCGGCATCGCTGAGACCGGCAGCCTGGTCATGACCGCTAATGCCGATAACCCGCACATGGCAAGCTTCGTGCCTGAGACAGCTGTGGTGGTGCTGCGTGCGAGCCGCATCGAGGGCACTCTCGATGATGCCATGGCGCGGCTGCGGGTCACCGGCGACCTGCCGCGCGCTGTCAGCCTGATCAGCGGGCCCTCGCGCACCGGCGACATCGCCTTAAAAATCGAGCTCGGCGCCCACGGCCCGCGCCGCGTCCACATCGTGATCGTCGATGAGCCAGAGGCGGCGTGA